A single genomic interval of Pyrus communis chromosome 5, drPyrComm1.1, whole genome shotgun sequence harbors:
- the LOC137735209 gene encoding protein RESPONSE TO LOW SULFUR 3-like: MAVTKQLPAAEEEKLLRQRNEELERELRQSQEREERMKAELQRARERLRVAEEAEERLCSQLGELEAEAVDQARTDHARILALADQLSHAQRLLQASAIPLPSGLASK, translated from the coding sequence ATGGCGGTAACGAAGCAACTGCCGGCGGCGGAAGAAGAGAAGCTGCTGAGGCAGAGGAACGAGGAGTTGGAGAGGGAGTTAAGGCAGAGCCAGGAGAGGGAGGAGCGGATGAAGGCAGAGCTCCAGAGAGCCCGCGAGAGACTCCGAGTTGCCGAGGAGGCAGAAGAGCGTCTCTGCTCTCAGCTCGGCGAGCTCGAAGCCGAGGCCGTCGATCAGGCGCGTACGGATCACGCCCGAATTCTGGCCCTCGCGGACCAGCTCTCGCACGCCCAGCGCCTCCTCCAGGCTTCCGCCATTCCCCTGCCGTCGGGGCTCGCTTCCAAATGA